Part of the Lichenicola cladoniae genome is shown below.
CACCCGCTCGTCGATCTCGACCTCCATGTCGGTCTGAGCAGCGACCTGTATACGCGGCTGGAGGCAGGCGGCCTGGACCTGATCTTCACCAAGCGCATGTCCAGCGACCCGCGCGGCGTCACCATCTGGCAGGAGCGGCTGATCTGGCTGGGCAGTCCGGGGATGCTGCTCGACCCGCTGCAGCCCGTGCCGCTGGTCCTTTATCCCGGCGCCAGCATCACCCGGAAGGCGGCGATCGAGACGCTGAACGACCAGGGTCGCCACTGGCGGCTCGCCTTCGGCAGCGACAGCCTGAGCGCCCTGCTGGCAGCGCTGCGTGCCGGGTTCGGGGTGTCCGCCCAGTCCGCCATGCTGGCCGGCCGCGACCTCGTCGTGATGTCGGAGGAGGCCGGCCTGCCACCCCTGCCGATGATCGACATCGTCGTGCTCGGCCGCGGCAGCCGGTTCGATGGGCCGGTCGCCGCCCTGGTCGATGCGATCAGCGCAGGCTCGGCGCAGTTGCGGCAGCAATCGGCGTGAGCCGGCCCGATACCAAGTGCGTGTTGCAACGATTTGTTACATAGTCGCCTTGTGTTGGTCGGCAAATAGCCATGTCTCCCGTCCATGGTGACGATGAAGATGCGGTGTCCGGCAACAGCCGGTCACCGTCGGAGCAGGGCCGGCGACAGTCCGATCCGGGTGCCGTTCGGCATCGACGTTCCAGTGGAAAGGGTTTGCGTCATGATCAACAGTTTGCGTCTCTGGTTGGCCGTTCCGGTGCTGGCCTCCGGGCTCGCCCTCGCTGCAGCACCGTCGGCGCAGGCAGAGTGGCATCATGGCGGTGGCTATGGCCGGGGCTACGGCGGCGGACGCGGCGGCGGCTGGCACCATGGCGGCGGCCACGGCGGCGCCCTGATCGGCGGTCTTGCGGCCGGCGCCCTGATCGGTGTGCTCGGTGCCGGGATCTACGCCAATTCCGCACCGCCACCGCCGGTCGTCTATGCACCGCCCCCGGTGATCTACGCGCAGCCGGCACCCGGCTATTATGGCCCGCCGCCGCCCGGTGCTTACCAGCAGCCG
Proteins encoded:
- a CDS encoding LysR substrate-binding domain-containing protein codes for the protein MDPLDQNLLRSFLAVAGTLQFTAAARQLGLSQSTVSDHVGRLEAVVGRTLLLRSTRQVGLTADGVAMVGLARDIIAAHDRALSYFDPTVLRGPLRFGISEDLVLSRLPEILGTFRMNHPLVDLDLHVGLSSDLYTRLEAGGLDLIFTKRMSSDPRGVTIWQERLIWLGSPGMLLDPLQPVPLVLYPGASITRKAAIETLNDQGRHWRLAFGSDSLSALLAALRAGFGVSAQSAMLAGRDLVVMSEEAGLPPLPMIDIVVLGRGSRFDGPVAALVDAISAGSAQLRQQSA